The Immundisolibacter cernigliae genome has a window encoding:
- a CDS encoding type II toxin-antitoxin system HicB family antitoxin, producing the protein MKFNVTIDRGEDGVWIAECPAIPGCIGQGETKDEAIRNIAEAIALCLEVRAEKRIAAYP; encoded by the coding sequence ATGAAATTCAACGTGACGATCGATCGGGGCGAAGATGGCGTTTGGATCGCCGAATGCCCAGCTATTCCAGGCTGCATCGGCCAGGGCGAAACCAAAGACGAAGCGATCCGCAACATTGCAGAGGCCATTGCGCTTTGCCTGGAAGTACGAGCCGAGAAAAGGATTGCCGCTTACCCTTGA
- a CDS encoding glycosyltransferase: MAVDAILPVQALDAVAAMNTPGAFGDYSYPIKLYEAMACGRPVVASRTASTAWVLRDFPDRLVAPGDAAALAGALAAALDLGAVDYGPQPGWTASGAELAAAMRGIGG, translated from the coding sequence GTGGCTGTCGACGCGATTCTACCTGTCCAGGCGCTGGACGCGGTGGCGGCGATGAACACGCCGGGCGCGTTCGGCGATTACAGCTATCCCATCAAGCTGTACGAGGCGATGGCCTGCGGCCGGCCGGTGGTGGCTTCGCGTACCGCGAGCACGGCCTGGGTGCTGCGGGATTTTCCGGACCGGCTGGTGGCGCCCGGCGATGCGGCGGCGCTGGCCGGTGCGCTGGCGGCGGCTCTGGACCTTGGCGCGGTGGACTATGGTCCGCAGCCGGGCTGGACTGCGTCGGGCGCGGAGTTGGCGGCGGCAATGCGGGGGATTGGGGGGTGA
- a CDS encoding RES family NAD+ phosphorylase, with protein sequence MILLDLPPGTTLYRAHTPQWASRPTSGAGAAAKGGRFNREGVEALYLSLDEVTALREYQQTSPFLPPCTMCSYTVALRGLVDLRQLRRGEPWDALWHDWREDWRHLKFDLHIEPPTWVLGDMVLAQGHTGILFPSQANDGGTNAVVYVDRLRDGNSVEVNDPNGRLPRDQSSWNR encoded by the coding sequence ATGATCCTCCTCGACCTGCCGCCCGGTACCACGCTGTATCGCGCGCATACCCCGCAGTGGGCCAGCCGGCCCACCAGCGGCGCCGGTGCGGCGGCCAAGGGCGGGCGCTTCAACCGGGAGGGCGTCGAGGCGCTGTATCTGTCGCTGGATGAGGTGACCGCATTGCGCGAGTACCAGCAAACCTCGCCGTTCCTGCCGCCCTGCACGATGTGCTCGTACACCGTGGCGTTGCGCGGGCTGGTCGATCTGCGGCAGCTCCGCCGCGGCGAGCCTTGGGACGCGCTGTGGCACGACTGGCGCGAGGACTGGCGCCATCTGAAATTCGACCTGCACATCGAGCCGCCCACCTGGGTGCTGGGCGACATGGTGCTGGCCCAGGGCCACACCGGCATCCTGTTCCCCAGCCAGGCGAACGACGGCGGCACCAATGCCGTGGTGTACGTGGATCGGCTCAGGGACGGCAATTCGGTCGAGGTCAATGATCCCAACGGGCGACTGCCCCGCGACCAATCCAGTTGGAACCGCTGA
- a CDS encoding DNA-binding protein, producing MASTAFADVLESVREAGTSRFSATNVADALGLQYQELAALAGVHRNTLRTHPESPRLQDALRDLMRVLSAATAVQPDTARAFFMVKNEPIPAFHHKTLLQLVQEGRTDDAIDYLESISAGFTG from the coding sequence ATGGCCTCTACCGCTTTCGCTGATGTGCTCGAATCGGTACGTGAAGCCGGCACGTCCCGCTTTTCCGCCACGAACGTCGCCGATGCCTTGGGTCTGCAGTACCAGGAACTGGCAGCGCTGGCTGGCGTGCACCGCAACACCCTGCGCACCCACCCCGAGTCACCGCGACTCCAAGACGCGCTGCGTGACCTGATGCGGGTGCTGTCGGCCGCCACGGCGGTGCAGCCGGATACCGCGCGTGCATTCTTCATGGTCAAGAACGAGCCCATACCGGCGTTCCACCACAAGACCCTGCTGCAGTTGGTGCAGGAAGGACGCACCGACGATGCGATCGACTACCTGGAGTCGATCAGTGCGGGGTTCACCGGATGA